ATTTTCTCCTCCTCTATCCTAAAATCATGAATTTGACCCAACGCAGGGCCTCAAATATACAACTAATGTCCAGATTATTTCATCCAAGTCAAGCTTAATCTTTTTGTCTTCTCCTGTATACTTATACTTTTAAAATTGAGCGGTAAAATGTAGAATGAATAGGAAGCGGGATAGGTTCCACGTATATCTTTCTTGATATAGGAGTTAAGTAAATCAATGAAGGCGAAGTGGATTATCGTCCTGGCAATCGCAATACCCATCGTGGCCGCCAGCAGTACGCTAAGCGTCCTTAAGTTCAGGAAGAGGCCCCCGGAATACCGTACTGCTATACTGGAGAGGGGCGATATCACAGAAACAGTCATGGCCAGCGGCACCATCCACCCCCTTCTCAGTGTGCAGGTGGGCAGCGAGGTCTCCGGCACCATAGAGACGCTCTACACCGATATAGATTCAGCGGTTACACAGGGTCAGCTAATCGCCAAAATACAGCCTGACCCTTTCATAAGCAGGGTAAAAGAGGCAAAAGCGAACCTGAAGATGGCTCAGGCAAAGGTCGCAAGCGCATCGGCGGAGGTGACCAGCGCGGAAGTTCAAGCAAAGGACACGAAAAGGACTTACAACCGCTTCGATGCCCTCGTAAAGGAGGGTATAGTAACTAAAGAAGACAGGGACGCAACCCTTGCCAAATACGAGATGGCCCTGGCCGGGCTTGAGGCGACAAAGGCGCGTCATGACTTAGCTCTGGCCGAACTGGAACAGTCCAGGGCCGCGCTGGAATCCACCGAGCTCGACCTCAGTCATACAGACATATATTCGCCCGTGGACGGCACAGTACTCACCAGAGAGGTCGACGCCGGACAAACCGTCTCGGCAAGGATGCAAACGCCCCTTCTATTTACCATCGCACACGACTTGAAGGAAATGGAGGCCCACCTGGACGTAAACGAGGCGGACGTAGGCAGGATATCCCTGGGCCAGCCCGCCACGTTCTACGTAAATGCCTACCCCAACAAGACCTTTGACGCCGAGGTTGTGGGCATCAGAAGTTCACCAAAGGTGACGCAGAATGTCGTAACGTATGACGTCGTCATCGACGTAGACAACAGCAACCTGAAGCTAAAACCCGGCATGACGGCAAACGCTACTATTATCGTGGCGGAGGTAAAGAATATCATAAAGATACCCAACGCC
This genomic window from Candidatus Bathyanammoxibius amoris contains:
- a CDS encoding efflux RND transporter periplasmic adaptor subunit, with protein sequence MKAKWIIVLAIAIPIVAASSTLSVLKFRKRPPEYRTAILERGDITETVMASGTIHPLLSVQVGSEVSGTIETLYTDIDSAVTQGQLIAKIQPDPFISRVKEAKANLKMAQAKVASASAEVTSAEVQAKDTKRTYNRFDALVKEGIVTKEDRDATLAKYEMALAGLEATKARHDLALAELEQSRAALESTELDLSHTDIYSPVDGTVLTREVDAGQTVSARMQTPLLFTIAHDLKEMEAHLDVNEADVGRISLGQPATFYVNAYPNKTFDAEVVGIRSSPKVTQNVVTYDVVIDVDNSNLKLKPGMTANATIIVAEVKNIIKIPNAALRFSPPLTENNDKKGAGNAPRKNTGYKPRERVVYVLAAKGKLRPVPVEIGISDNSFTALANGDLKVGELVAVGMESGPKSFRRPRRRLL